A single genomic interval of Hyphomicrobium methylovorum harbors:
- the hemW gene encoding radical SAM family heme chaperone HemW: MFGVYVHWPFCAQKCPYCDFNSHVRFGGWDEAQFLAAYKREIDWVAESIGPRRVTSIFFGGGTPSLMQPQTTAAILEHIGKRWSIADDAEITLEANPGSVEAERFRGFRAAGVNRVSVGVQSLRDDELRKLGRIHSVAEAKVALDVARQTFSRFSFDLIYARPGQTTDAWRAELTEALALAGDHLSLYQLTIEPDTPYAALHAKGRLVIPDDDAARALYEITDELTAAKGFAAYEVSNYARPGSESRHNLLYWRYGEYAGVGPGAHGRIVVDGVRTATVTERNPEAWAARVAADGHGIVERTTLSREEQADEMLLMGLRLSEGVDLGRLAALGGVRPDAQSIDALLGLGLLERVGVAAQNGRDTSDADRTGFEEIRACAGPGLAPDVFGERSSVLSGDVLRATRSGRLVLNAVVAELARTLGPIASMDNTAADR; the protein is encoded by the coding sequence GTGTTCGGCGTTTACGTGCATTGGCCGTTTTGTGCGCAGAAATGCCCGTACTGCGACTTCAACAGCCATGTTCGATTTGGCGGCTGGGACGAGGCGCAATTTCTTGCCGCCTACAAGCGCGAGATCGATTGGGTGGCCGAGTCGATCGGACCACGGCGCGTTACAAGCATTTTCTTTGGCGGTGGCACGCCCTCATTGATGCAACCGCAAACGACGGCGGCGATCCTGGAGCACATCGGCAAGCGTTGGTCGATTGCGGATGATGCGGAAATTACGCTCGAGGCCAATCCCGGCAGCGTTGAGGCGGAGCGGTTTCGCGGGTTTCGCGCCGCGGGTGTCAATCGCGTGTCGGTTGGCGTGCAGTCGCTTCGTGATGACGAATTGCGCAAGCTGGGACGCATTCACAGCGTTGCCGAAGCCAAGGTCGCACTCGACGTTGCGCGGCAAACGTTCTCGCGGTTTTCGTTCGATCTGATCTACGCCCGCCCTGGTCAGACAACTGATGCTTGGCGTGCCGAGCTTACCGAAGCGCTGGCGCTCGCGGGCGATCATCTCTCGCTCTATCAGCTGACGATCGAACCCGACACGCCTTACGCCGCGCTCCACGCGAAGGGACGGCTCGTCATTCCAGACGACGATGCTGCCCGCGCGCTTTACGAGATCACCGACGAGTTGACCGCTGCGAAAGGCTTCGCCGCGTACGAGGTTTCGAACTACGCGCGGCCCGGCTCTGAAAGCCGTCATAACCTGCTCTATTGGCGATATGGTGAGTATGCGGGCGTGGGGCCCGGCGCGCACGGCCGCATCGTTGTTGACGGCGTGCGAACGGCGACCGTGACGGAACGCAATCCGGAAGCGTGGGCGGCGCGCGTTGCGGCGGACGGGCATGGCATCGTCGAACGGACGACGCTTTCGCGCGAGGAGCAGGCCGATGAAATGCTGCTCATGGGATTGCGCCTCAGCGAGGGCGTCGATCTCGGTCGGCTCGCTGCGTTGGGAGGTGTGCGGCCGGATGCTCAAAGCATCGATGCGTTGCTCGGGCTCGGTTTGCTGGAGCGTGTCGGGGTGGCTGCTCAGAATGGCAGAGACACTTCGGATGCGGACAGAACCGGCTTTGAGGAGATACGTGCCTGCGCCGGGCCAGGGCTTGCTCCCGATGTTTTCGGAGAGCGAAGTTCGGTGTTGTCTGGAGACGTGCTGCGCGCCACGCGTTCGGGGCGGCTGGTTCTGAATGCGGTCGTGGCGGAGTTGGCGCGGACACTGGGCCCTATCGCGTCCATGGACAACACAGCGGCCGACCGCTAA
- a CDS encoding YqaA family protein, producing the protein MLKKLYDWTMRAAADKKAPAALAGVSFAESSFFPIPPDVMLIPMVLSRREKAWWYATIATVASVIGGVFGYAIGYFLYDSVGLPVLRFYGKENALDGFTQFVHDYGVAAVIIKGMTPIPYKVVTIAAGVGHMDLLSFIGASIVARAMRFYIVAGLLYFAGEPIRAFIEKRLTLVMTAFVVLLVGGFVAVSYIF; encoded by the coding sequence ATGCTGAAGAAGCTCTACGACTGGACGATGCGGGCCGCCGCAGACAAGAAGGCGCCCGCCGCACTTGCCGGCGTGTCGTTTGCCGAAAGCTCGTTTTTTCCCATCCCGCCCGACGTGATGCTGATCCCGATGGTGCTCAGTCGACGGGAGAAGGCGTGGTGGTACGCGACGATCGCGACCGTTGCGTCCGTGATTGGGGGCGTCTTCGGCTACGCGATCGGCTATTTTCTCTACGACAGCGTCGGCCTGCCCGTCTTGCGGTTCTACGGCAAAGAGAACGCGCTCGATGGGTTCACTCAGTTCGTTCATGACTACGGTGTCGCGGCGGTGATCATCAAAGGCATGACGCCGATCCCCTACAAGGTCGTGACCATTGCGGCCGGGGTTGGCCATATGGACCTGCTGTCCTTCATCGGTGCGAGCATTGTGGCGCGGGCGATGCGGTTTTACATCGTTGCCGGTCTGCTCTATTTCGCGGGCGAGCCCATCCGGGCCTTCATCGAAAAGCGGCTGACGCTGGTCATGACGGCGTTCGTGGTGCTTCTCGTCGGCGGGTTCGTTGCGGTGAGCTATATCTTCTAA
- a CDS encoding disulfide bond formation protein B: MGRGSDYRFGAAALFITTGVILAALGFQYIGGYVPCMLCLWERYAYYLAIPLLFIALALTSGGNRGVAAALFYVVALAFLANAILAGYHAGAEWKFWPGPAACGGGESLTTSAGNLLNDLQSIRVMRCDEASLRVAGLSFAGWNVVVSLFLALLCWRAGAEAVRQRRAG, translated from the coding sequence ATGGGACGCGGTTCGGATTACCGGTTCGGTGCAGCGGCACTGTTCATCACCACGGGCGTGATCCTGGCGGCGCTGGGGTTCCAGTATATCGGCGGCTATGTGCCGTGCATGCTGTGTCTTTGGGAGCGGTATGCGTACTATCTCGCAATTCCGTTGCTTTTCATTGCCTTGGCGCTGACGTCCGGGGGCAATCGCGGGGTGGCGGCGGCGCTGTTTTATGTCGTTGCGCTGGCGTTCTTGGCGAACGCTATTCTTGCCGGGTACCACGCGGGCGCCGAATGGAAGTTCTGGCCCGGTCCGGCGGCGTGCGGCGGTGGGGAATCGCTCACAACGTCTGCCGGCAATCTGCTGAACGATCTCCAGTCCATCCGAGTTATGCGCTGCGATGAGGCGTCACTCCGCGTTGCCGGACTGTCGTTTGCAGGCTGGAACGTTGTCGTGTCGTTATTTCTGGCGCTGCTGTGCTGGCGCGCGGGTGCGGAAGCCGTTCGGCAACGACGCGCAGGCTAG
- a CDS encoding HNH endonuclease, whose product MNAHATVPDNCPALVLNADFRPLSYYPLSLWSWQDTVKAVFLDRVNIVSEYETYVRSPSFELRLPSVVSLKTYVKPALYPAFTRFNVFLRDRFSCQYCGDKSDLTFDHLIPRSRGGQTRWDNVVTACAPCNLRKGGMMPRVAGMFPAHEPYRPTVFELHRNGRLFPPNYLHESWMDYLYWDTELEP is encoded by the coding sequence GTGAATGCACATGCGACAGTCCCGGATAATTGTCCGGCTTTAGTTCTGAACGCCGACTTCCGGCCGCTCAGCTACTATCCTTTGTCGCTTTGGAGCTGGCAGGACACGGTCAAAGCGGTCTTCCTCGACCGGGTCAACATCGTCTCCGAATATGAGACGTACGTCCGCAGCCCCTCGTTCGAACTCAGGCTGCCGAGCGTCGTATCCCTGAAAACATATGTGAAGCCCGCGCTCTATCCTGCCTTCACGCGGTTCAATGTTTTTCTGCGCGATCGCTTCTCTTGCCAGTATTGCGGCGACAAAAGCGATTTGACGTTCGATCATCTCATCCCGCGCTCACGCGGCGGCCAAACCCGCTGGGACAACGTCGTTACGGCGTGTGCACCGTGCAATTTGAGAAAGGGCGGAATGATGCCGCGTGTCGCTGGCATGTTTCCCGCCCATGAGCCGTATCGGCCGACCGTATTTGAACTGCACAGGAACGGCCGGCTGTTTCCGCCCAACTATCTGCACGAAAGCTGGATGGACTATCTCTACTGGGACACCGAGCTGGAGCCCTAG
- a CDS encoding DNA-3-methyladenine glycosylase family protein, whose product MALILERTGLPPQRKFPLGFAGLSRIIIGQQLSIQSAAAIWSRFESSLLPLQPETLLARTDADFQGIGLSAGKLRTLRALSRAIVDDGLDLVSLDNADDATIVSRLTSVHGIGPWTADIYLMFALARRDAFACGDLALQLVVQHHLRLKSRPTTKDMERIAERWRPARAVAAHLLWADYAHARTALLKKTKDSPFTRAPKPRAEP is encoded by the coding sequence ATGGCGTTGATTCTGGAGCGCACAGGGCTGCCGCCTCAACGAAAGTTTCCCTTAGGATTTGCCGGATTATCTCGGATCATCATTGGTCAGCAACTTTCTATTCAAAGCGCTGCGGCGATCTGGTCGCGTTTTGAGAGTTCACTTTTACCGCTTCAACCCGAAACACTTCTCGCGCGCACCGACGCAGACTTCCAAGGCATTGGACTGTCCGCAGGCAAGCTCCGCACGCTCAGAGCATTATCGCGCGCCATCGTTGACGACGGCCTCGATCTCGTTTCGCTCGACAACGCGGACGATGCCACCATCGTCTCGCGACTGACCTCGGTGCACGGTATCGGGCCGTGGACCGCCGACATCTATTTGATGTTCGCACTCGCTCGCCGCGATGCGTTTGCCTGCGGTGACCTCGCATTGCAGCTCGTCGTTCAACATCACCTGCGCCTCAAGAGCCGCCCGACCACGAAAGACATGGAGCGGATAGCCGAACGCTGGCGCCCGGCGCGCGCAGTTGCCGCGCATTTGCTGTGGGCAGACTACGCCCACGCGCGCACCGCACTTCTGAAAAAAACGAAAGATTCTCCTTTTACGCGCGCGCCTAAGCCTCGGGCGGAGCCGTAA
- the gluQRS gene encoding tRNA glutamyl-Q(34) synthetase GluQRS: protein MTVITRFAPSPNGYLHVGHALSALIAHDTARAADGRFLLRIEDIDLDRRRPEYIAAIFEDLNWLGLTWEEPVLHQSEHFKEYLAAADKLIALGLLYPCFSTRAEILAAADADVVDPDGAPVYPGLWRGASAESVGARMAAGDAPALRLNMAAAMQALKAKRGDEPLTFVEVAADGSQRTVAAEPQHWGDAIIVRKDVPASYHLSVVVDDARQGVTHVTRGEDLFRATDLQRLLQELLGFPVPIYTHHRVICWADGRKLSKSNRDMGLRALRDEGATAADIRRVIGMSA, encoded by the coding sequence ATGACAGTGATCACACGCTTTGCGCCATCACCGAACGGATATTTGCATGTCGGGCACGCGCTCTCGGCGTTGATCGCGCATGACACGGCGCGTGCGGCGGACGGACGGTTTCTTCTTCGCATTGAAGACATCGACCTCGATCGCAGACGCCCGGAATACATTGCAGCGATATTTGAAGATCTGAATTGGCTCGGCTTGACGTGGGAAGAGCCCGTTCTGCATCAGTCGGAACATTTCAAAGAGTACCTTGCGGCGGCCGACAAACTCATCGCGTTGGGCTTGCTCTATCCATGCTTTTCCACGCGCGCTGAAATTCTCGCGGCTGCTGACGCCGACGTGGTCGATCCGGATGGCGCACCTGTCTATCCGGGCCTTTGGCGCGGCGCATCGGCAGAGAGTGTCGGCGCACGGATGGCGGCTGGAGATGCCCCGGCGCTGAGGTTGAATATGGCTGCCGCGATGCAGGCGCTGAAAGCAAAACGGGGCGATGAGCCGTTGACGTTTGTCGAGGTGGCTGCGGACGGATCGCAGCGGACGGTTGCTGCTGAGCCGCAGCACTGGGGTGACGCCATTATCGTGCGCAAGGACGTTCCGGCGAGCTATCATTTGTCCGTCGTCGTTGATGATGCGCGGCAAGGCGTGACGCACGTGACACGCGGCGAAGATCTCTTCCGGGCGACGGATCTGCAGCGGCTTTTGCAAGAGCTTCTGGGTTTCCCTGTTCCGATCTATACCCACCACCGCGTGATCTGCTGGGCGGATGGGCGGAAGCTTTCGAAGTCCAATCGCGATATGGGGTTGCGCGCGCTACGTGACGAGGGCGCGACGGCGGCGGATATTCGCCGCGTTATCGGAATGTCGGCCTGA
- the rsmI gene encoding 16S rRNA (cytidine(1402)-2'-O)-methyltransferase yields MFVAKDLETPSATEPAASVRRTEACAAGVLADLIETPLAPGLYLVATPIGNLADITLRAISILSRADAVYCEDTRHSAKLLQHYAIAARTRPLHEHNEDREIERVLGEVEAGKRIAVISDAGTPLLSDPGFRLVRAAASRGIDIFSIPGPSAALAALTSSGVPTDSFFFAGFLPAKEGARRTRLAELARIPGSLVLFEAPHRLGEALQDMADVLGNRPAVIARELTKLHETLSRGPLLTLADAFTREPVKGEVVIVIGAGEPKTVTDDEVEARFRELLSDMSLKDAAKAVAGELDIPKARAYALGLKAKDQLS; encoded by the coding sequence ATGTTCGTGGCAAAAGATCTTGAAACACCGTCCGCAACCGAACCGGCTGCATCTGTGCGCCGGACTGAGGCGTGCGCTGCAGGCGTTCTCGCGGACCTCATCGAGACACCGTTGGCGCCCGGGCTCTATCTCGTCGCGACGCCGATCGGCAATCTCGCGGATATTACGCTGCGGGCTATTTCCATTCTTTCGCGTGCAGACGCCGTCTATTGTGAAGACACGCGGCATTCTGCGAAGCTTCTGCAGCACTACGCGATCGCGGCTCGAACGCGGCCGCTGCACGAACACAACGAGGATCGCGAGATCGAGCGCGTGTTAGGAGAGGTTGAGGCGGGGAAGCGTATTGCCGTGATTTCCGACGCGGGAACACCTCTGCTTTCCGATCCGGGCTTTCGGCTTGTTCGGGCGGCGGCGTCTCGCGGCATCGATATATTCTCGATCCCTGGGCCGTCCGCCGCGTTGGCAGCGTTGACGAGCAGTGGCGTTCCGACGGACTCATTCTTCTTCGCGGGATTTCTGCCAGCAAAAGAAGGTGCGCGCCGAACGCGCCTCGCGGAATTGGCGCGGATACCGGGAAGTCTGGTCTTGTTCGAGGCTCCGCATCGGCTGGGCGAAGCGCTTCAAGATATGGCGGACGTTCTCGGGAATCGTCCGGCGGTGATCGCGCGCGAACTGACCAAGCTGCACGAAACTCTTTCTCGGGGGCCGCTGCTCACGCTTGCGGACGCGTTCACGCGCGAGCCGGTGAAGGGCGAGGTCGTTATTGTGATCGGCGCGGGTGAGCCGAAGACGGTCACCGATGATGAAGTTGAGGCCCGGTTTCGCGAATTGCTAAGTGATATGTCTCTTAAAGATGCTGCGAAAGCGGTGGCCGGTGAGTTGGATATTCCCAAGGCGCGGGCTTATGCGCTCGGCCTCAAGGCGAAGGACCAGCTGTCTTGA
- a CDS encoding YraN family protein — translation MSSNVNDNELRPQLERRRRYRRGHSAERIVAAVYMLLGHRILGRRFKTPVGEIDLIAIRGKRIAFVEVKRRPTQEDAEDAITLTMRRRVRRAADLWLAHNPKYQNCDVGFDLVFVVPWRFPIVMRDAL, via the coding sequence TTGAGTTCGAATGTCAACGACAACGAGCTTCGCCCGCAGCTTGAGCGCCGCCGACGGTACCGGCGCGGGCATTCAGCCGAACGGATCGTTGCAGCGGTTTATATGCTGCTTGGCCACCGGATTCTTGGGCGGCGCTTCAAAACCCCGGTGGGAGAAATCGATCTTATTGCGATCCGGGGCAAGCGCATTGCGTTCGTGGAAGTGAAACGGCGTCCGACCCAGGAAGATGCCGAAGACGCTATTACATTGACGATGCGCCGCCGTGTCCGCCGCGCGGCCGACCTGTGGCTGGCACACAATCCGAAGTATCAGAATTGTGACGTCGGGTTCGATCTGGTTTTCGTCGTGCCCTGGCGCTTTCCGATCGTCATGCGAGATGCGCTCTGA
- a CDS encoding F0F1 ATP synthase subunit delta, whose translation MATNNTSVDGVAGRYASALFDLAKESSKLTEVEGDLVKIQDLLKESPDLVRLVRSPVISSSDQSRALSAVLEKGGISGLASNFLLLLARNRRLFAVEDIIKVYRSLAAKARGEVSAEVSSAVALSEAQLAELKEALRASVGKDVTLDTRVDPSLLGGLVVKLGSRMIDSSLKTKLQNMKAALNETSA comes from the coding sequence GTGGCGACGAACAATACGAGCGTGGACGGGGTTGCGGGGCGGTACGCTTCCGCGCTGTTCGATCTTGCGAAAGAAAGCTCCAAACTTACCGAGGTCGAAGGCGATCTCGTGAAGATTCAGGACCTTCTGAAAGAAAGCCCGGATCTGGTCCGGCTGGTTCGTAGCCCGGTTATCTCGAGCAGCGATCAGAGCCGCGCTCTTAGTGCTGTTCTGGAAAAGGGTGGCATCAGCGGGCTTGCTTCGAACTTCCTGCTGCTTCTGGCGCGGAACCGTCGCCTCTTCGCAGTAGAAGACATCATCAAGGTTTATCGCTCGCTTGCAGCGAAGGCGCGCGGCGAAGTCTCAGCCGAGGTTTCGAGCGCGGTTGCGCTGAGCGAAGCGCAGCTTGCCGAGCTTAAAGAAGCCCTGCGGGCATCGGTCGGCAAGGATGTGACGCTCGATACGCGCGTCGACCCGAGCCTGCTCGGCGGACTCGTCGTCAAGCTTGGCAGCCGCATGATCGATTCGTCGCTTAAAACCAAACTTCAGAATATGAAGGCGGCGCTCAACGAAACCAGCGCCTGA